A part of Triplophysa dalaica isolate WHDGS20190420 chromosome 17, ASM1584641v1, whole genome shotgun sequence genomic DNA contains:
- the fra10ac1 gene encoding protein FRA10AC1 translates to MDQSALDLVKVHGGGGYDSDFSDEDGGGEKSKYGEIRPGEDELLHKPFQKGKRTSLAHKNVAAAEWDREEARNRRQHLISMNAFDRHKKFVSDYILYYGGKIEDFKRSMNNDKTDLDVVRENHRFLWREEDEEEMTWEKELAKKYHDKLFKEYCIADLSRYKENKFGFRWRIENEVISGKGQFLCGNKRCEIKDGLKSWEVNFAYVEQGEKRNALVKLRLCPECSFKLNYHHQRKEVTVQKRQRSKDGEKKLQSKRPRTQKRKNKRKHKKRRKETSSSCSEEEPRGSDKDTESEEEEGPSESDHWKGPAAPVEEKSREEEFDEYFQDMFL, encoded by the exons GTGCATGGAGGTGGAGGTTACGACTCTGACTTTAGCGATGAAGATGGTGGTGGAGAAAAGTCCAAATATGGAGAGATCAG GCCAGGTGAAGATGAACTGTTACATAAGCCGTTCCAGAAAGGCAAACGTACCAGCTTGGCCCATAAGAATGTGGCTGCAGCTGAATGGGACAG AGAGGAAGCCCGAAACCGACGGCAACACCTGATCTCAATGAACGCT TTTGACCGGCACAAGAAGTTCGTCAGCGACTACATACTGTACTATGGAGGAAAGATCGAAGACTTCAAGCGGTCCAT GAATAATGATAAGACTGACCTGGACGTGGTGCGAGAAAACCACCGTTTCCTGTGGAGagaggaggatgaggaggagaTGACATG GGAAAAAGAACTCGCAAAGAAGTATCACGACAAGCTTTTTAAAGAGTACTGTATCGCAGATCTCAGCcgatataaagaaaataag TTTGGTTTTAGATGGCGCATTGAAAATGAAGTTATATCTGGAAAAG GTCAGTTTCTGTGTGGTAACAAGCGCTGCGAGATAAAGGATGGTCTGAAGAGCTGGGAGGTGAATTTTGCTTATGTTGAGCAGGGAGAGAAGAGGAACGCTCTTGTGAAACTGC GTCTTTGTCCAGAGTGCTCCTTCAAACTCAACTATCATCACCA GAGAAAAGAAGTAACCGTTCAGAAGCGACAGCGATCGAAAGACGGCGAGAAAAAATTACAATCAAAGAGACCCAGAACCCAGAAACGCAAGAACAAacgcaaacacaaaaaaagacgcAAAG AAACGTCTTCCTCGTGTTCAGAAGAGGAGCCCCGAGGCTCTGATAAAG ACACAGAGAGTGAAGAGGAGGAGGGCCCTTCAGAATCAGACCACTGGAAGGGTCCGGCCGCCCCCGTGGAGGAGAAATCCAG GGAGGAAGAATTTGACGAGTATTTTCAAGACATGTTTCTCTGA